A stretch of the Phyllopteryx taeniolatus isolate TA_2022b chromosome 5, UOR_Ptae_1.2, whole genome shotgun sequence genome encodes the following:
- the fan1 gene encoding fanconi-associated nuclease 1, which translates to MADKGDKRKPRWSLSSKNKKKASALAVNTTPITSFFSNPQPPELCCPLCGQMVLRFGINEHIDFQCKNFERADSDASSASKTAVSPSRNSPRSSQLDPEQEDETKTSPYFKRRTSPNVSREISSKIVVRTLNLGSLSTKLSRTCQKTNDSTHSNVKDACSEFKDSLDDVSNSQKENIGSQASGSNGHSIRAIELTTTDVGTSITAASLEKDPKSEMWPKAFLSSSSKHVKRKKETPDTGKVSSLLKKPKHEGTSSTETFSGQKAEDGGRPKTEVPSPADCEPLSSSDKSSITSSDLQAVRVAAKSIREQTGDTSPPQRLPYYLRNFQTVLQAVLENEDDRALFNQDDMMLVQTFEKLSVMGQKLYVRLFQRKLKWLQADKLDYEEICSDLGPVTQELVQGGLLETENDLCDVEEVLELLPAPELKALAKTFHLGKVCGTQKQQLVDGLLRLSKQKSLFSLSQPQNNIRAVILKRAKQLAGSCVRLHRGPRAVFSRILLLFSLTDTMDEEEIAAGGQSQLYTILLVNSGRLAFPNYVVQRTAKVFRDRDDLIRYEASMRALQEVILAMQAGHWEEAMDLYTTAKNEWQDLKTSYDLSHQKELPVFLRSFTTGWAYTRILSRGVEILQRLHRYEEAVDELRSLLLQDVYCPDSRGRWWDRLALNLQQHLKKPEHAICAIRDGLSDPLVRTGHKLSLYQRAFRMRESASFKKYRLQLRDLPTVDVQDVRHVTIRGQLFPHEGGMGKSRFLVPSNGEDCTDGTVICSVEDLSLFHYRQQGFDQGIHGEGSTFSTLFALLLWDIIFMDGIPDVFRNLYQACPLDFYTDCFYENRREAVDSRVQLLSEASVETLHAMLEDVWTSQEGKVCSCANWERFSSLRQAQSIVSCMGGAFLAGVIARMAKDFRHCRGGLPDLVVWNTFNYTYKLVEVKGPNDRLSQKQQIWLDELQKLGADVEVCHVVATGAKGSCVE; encoded by the exons ATGGCCGACAAAGGAGACAAACGCAAACCCAGGTGGAGTTTGTCCTCCAAGAACAAGAAGAAAGCAAGCGCTCTCGCTGTCAACACAACTCCCATCACGTCGTTCTTCAGCAACCCGCAGCCTCCCGAACTGTGCTGCCCTCTTTGTGGTCAGATGGTTCTCAGATTTGGCATCAACGAGCACATTGATTTTCAGTGCAAGAACTTTGAGAGAGCAGACAGTGATGCCTCGTCAGCAAGTAAGACTGCCGTGTCACCCAGCAGGAATTCCCCCAGGTCCTCCCAGCTAGATCCAGAGCAGGAGGACGAAACCAAGACAAGTCCTTATTTCAAGAGGAGAACCTCTCCGAATGTGTCTCGGGAAATAAGCAGCAAGATTGTAGTCAGAACGCTCAACCTAGGAAGTCTCTCCACTAAGTTATCTAGAACATGCCAAAAGACAAATGATAGCACTCACTCAAATGTTAAAGATGCATGTTCTGAGTTTAAAGATTCTTTGGATGATGTTAGCAACTCACAGAAAGAAAATATTGGCAGCCAGGCTTCAGGAAGCAACGGACACTCAATAAGAGCAATCGAGTTGACAACAACCGATGTCGGGACGAGTATAACAGCGGCAAGTTTGGAAAAAGACCCCAAATCAGAGATGTGGCCAAAAGCgttcctctcctcttcctccaaacaCGTTAAGCGAAAGAAGGAGACGCCTGACACTGGTAAGGTGTCTAGTTTACTAAAGAAACCAAAACACGAGGGAACCAGCTCGACGGAAACATTTTCCGGTCAAAAGGCAGAAGATGGTGGAAGACCTAAGACCGAAGTGCCCTCTCCCGCTGATTGTGAGCCCCTTTCAAGCTCGGACAAGTCCTCCATTACTAGCAGTGATTTACAGGCGGTGCGTGTGGCTGCGAAAAGCATCAGGGAGCAGACAGGCGACACATCACCCCCACAAAGACTTCCCTATTACTTACGCAATTTCCAGACTGTCCTACAGGCCGTGCTGGAGAACGAGGATGACAGAGCCCTGTTCAACCAGGATGACATGATGCTGGTGCAAACCTTTGAGAAGCTATCAG TCATGGGACAGAAGTTGTATGTGAGACTGTTTCAGCGGAAACTGAAGTGGCTTCAAGCCGATAAACTGGATTATGAAGAAATATGCAGTGATTTGGGGCCTGTTACTCAGGAGCTGGTGCAAGGTGGTCTTCTGGAGACGG AGAATGACCTATGCGATGTAGAAGAAGTTCTAGAGCTCTTGCCGGCTCCTGAGCTCAAAGCACTGGCAAAGACTTTTCATCTGGGAAAAGTCTGCGGAACTCAAAAACAGCAGCTAGTAGATGGGCTTCTCCGGCTGAGCAAGCAGAAGTCACTCTTCTCGCTGAGCCAGCCTCAAAACAACATCAGGGCTGTCATCTTGAAAAG AGCAAAGCAGCTTGCAGGTTCCTGTGTGCGTCTGCACCGCGGTCCTCGGGCTGTCTTCTCTCGCATCCTTCTGCTCTTCTCCCTGACTGACACTATGGATGAGGAGGAGATAGCAGCAGGTGGACAAAGCCAGCTTTATACCATCCTGCTAGTCAACTCAGGGCGTCTGGCCTTCCCAAATTATGTTGTGCAGCGCACGGCAAAGGTGTTCAGGGACAGAGACGACCTCATCAG ATATGAAGCATCCATGCGAGCCTTGCAGGAGGTGATCTTGGCTATGCAGGCAGGTCACTGGGAAGAGGCTATGGACCTTTATACTACAGCCAAGAATGAGTGGCAGGACCTGAAGACGAGTTATGATCTCAG TCACCAAAAGGAGCTCCCAGTATTCCTGCGCAGCTTCACCACAGGATGGGCTTACACTCGTATATTATCAAGAGGCGTGGAGATCTTACAGAGGCTGCATCGATATGAG GAGGCTGTCGATGAGTTGCGGTCCTTGCTGCTGCAGGATGTTTACTGCCCTGACAGTAGAGGGCGCTGGTGGGACAGACTGGCACTGAACCTTCAACAGCACCTCAAAAAACCTGAACAC GCCATCTGTGCTATCAGAGATGGGTTGTCTGACCCGCTAGTGCGAACGGGACATAAGCTATCCCTCTACCAGAGAGCCTTTAGGATGAGAGAGTCTGCCAGCTTCAAGAAATACCGTCTGCAGCTCAGAGATCTGCCCACTGTCGATGTCCAGGATGTCAGACAT GTGACCATCCGAGGACAGCTTTTTCCCCATGAAGGGGGGATGGGGAAATCACGTTTTTTAGTACCGTCAAATGGGGAAGATTGTACTGACGGAACTGTAATATGCTCTGTGGAAGACCTGTCTTTATTTCATTACCGCCAGCAAGGCTTTGACCAAG GAATCCATGGAGAGGGCTCAACATTTTCAACACTATTTGCCCTTCTGTTGTGGGACATAATTTTTATGGACGGTATACCAGATGTTTTCCGAAATCTGTACCAG GCATGTCCACTGGACTTTTACACTGACTGTTTCTATGAGAACCGAAGAGAGGCAGTGGATTCCCGTGTACAGTTACTTAGTGAAGCTTCTGTAGAAACCTTGCACGCTATGTTGGAGGATGTCTGGACTTCCCAAGAGGGTAAAGTTTGTTCATGTGCCAACTGGGAGCGATTCTCTTCGCTTAGGCAAGCCCAG TCTATTGTGTCATGCATGGGTGGAGCCTTCTTAGCAGGAGTAATAGCACGGATGGCGAAAGACTTCAGGCACTGTCGTGGAGGTTTGCCTGACCTCGTTGTGTGGAACACATTCAATTATACCTACAAG CTGGTGGAGGTGAAGGGGCCGAATGACCGTCTGTCCCAGAAGCAACAGATCTGGTTGGATGAGCTGCAAAAACTGGGTGCTGATGTGGAGGTGTGTCATGTGGTGGCCACTGGAGCCAAAGGATCTTGTGTGGaataa